The Kiritimatiellia bacterium genome contains a region encoding:
- a CDS encoding adenylosuccinate synthase encodes MATVVIVGAQWGDEGKGKVVDNLAAQAEIVVRFQGGDNAGHTVYHAGQKHVFHILPSGILRKHVLNLIGGGVVVNLNKLAAEIDKVGIKPSELSGRLRISGEAHLILPCHIALDEKNEKRLGRGKIGTTLRGIGPAYADRAARTGVRFADIFDEKLLRARLAACFEAKRGLFSKREMRAVCNVNRAAEEIRVLAGRLKFLPGDTGLILEQGRKAGKNILFEGAQGTMLDIGAGTYPYVTSSHTVAGAAGVGAGVGPRFLDKIIGITKAYITRVGEGPFPTELDNELGEKLRADGGEYGATTGRPRRCGWLDLVLLRRAARLNSLDGLIVTKLDVLDSFDRIGLCTAYHCRGKRLAEWPENPADAAAVKPEYIFMPGWKQPTGRAGSFAALPAAARKYLKTIERETGVPVMMVSAGKEREALIVRKPAF; translated from the coding sequence ATGGCAACAGTGGTGATCGTCGGCGCGCAATGGGGCGATGAGGGCAAGGGAAAAGTGGTGGATAATCTCGCCGCGCAGGCGGAGATTGTCGTGCGTTTCCAGGGAGGCGACAACGCGGGGCACACCGTTTACCATGCCGGGCAAAAACATGTTTTTCACATACTGCCATCGGGCATTCTGCGCAAACACGTCCTGAACCTGATCGGCGGCGGGGTGGTTGTCAATCTGAACAAACTGGCCGCGGAAATTGACAAAGTCGGCATCAAACCTTCCGAACTTTCCGGGCGCCTGCGCATCAGCGGCGAAGCCCATTTAATTCTTCCCTGCCATATCGCGCTGGATGAAAAGAACGAAAAACGGCTGGGCCGGGGCAAGATCGGCACCACCCTGCGCGGCATCGGCCCGGCTTATGCCGACCGCGCCGCGCGCACCGGGGTGCGCTTTGCCGATATTTTTGATGAAAAGCTTCTGCGCGCGCGCCTGGCGGCCTGTTTTGAAGCCAAGCGCGGGCTTTTTTCAAAACGCGAAATGCGCGCGGTCTGCAACGTGAACCGGGCCGCGGAAGAAATCCGCGTTCTGGCCGGCCGGCTGAAGTTTTTGCCGGGCGACACCGGACTCATCCTGGAGCAAGGCCGGAAAGCCGGCAAAAACATCCTGTTTGAGGGCGCGCAGGGAACCATGCTGGATATCGGCGCCGGCACTTATCCCTATGTTACCTCATCGCACACGGTCGCCGGCGCGGCCGGCGTCGGCGCCGGGGTCGGCCCGCGCTTCCTGGATAAAATCATCGGGATCACCAAAGCTTATATCACCCGCGTGGGCGAAGGGCCTTTTCCCACCGAGCTTGACAACGAACTCGGCGAAAAACTCCGCGCCGACGGCGGCGAATACGGCGCAACAACCGGACGCCCGCGCCGCTGCGGCTGGCTGGACCTGGTGCTGTTGCGCCGCGCCGCGCGGCTCAACAGTTTGGACGGCCTGATCGTAACCAAACTTGACGTGCTGGATTCCTTTGACAGAATCGGCTTGTGCACGGCCTATCACTGCCGGGGCAAAAGACTGGCGGAATGGCCGGAAAATCCGGCGGATGCGGCCGCAGTCAAACCGGAATACATATTCATGCCTGGCTGGAAACAACCCACCGGCCGGGCCGGATCATTTGCGGCATTGCCGGCGGCGGCGCGGAAATATTTAAAGACTATTGAACGGGAAACGGGCGTTCCCGTCATGATGGTTTCAGCCGGCAAGGAAAGGGAAGCGCTGATTGTGCGGAAGCCGGCGTTTTAA